A section of the Humulus lupulus chromosome 2, drHumLupu1.1, whole genome shotgun sequence genome encodes:
- the LOC133814887 gene encoding uncharacterized protein LOC133814887: MEESSEEEEVDQSNNIVLGFDSSDIFSTNLVFNLRESLIEWTKDKGKQDRIIIVIKRSYTGKSGKTRIKFACERSGSYRQIVKKIDGKKKKENLIEEHRQKKCGCPFLLSAHKLVTSDDWILKVVCGLHNHLSAKHLEGHLFARRMTKEETKIFVDTSKCNIMPREILVVIKEKNTHNVSTVRTIYNARQKHRVRE; the protein is encoded by the exons ATGGAAGAATCATCAGAA GAAGAAGAAGTTGACCAAAGCAATAATATTGTTTTGGGGTTTGATTCAAGTGATATTTTCTCTACAAATTtg GTTTTTAATTTAAGGGAATCGCTTATTGAATGGACTAAAGATAAAGGGAAGCAAGATAGAATCATTATTGTAATTAAGAGATCTTACACAGGAAAAAGTGGAAAGACAAGAATTAAATTTGCTTGTGAAAGGAGTGGTAGCTATCGACAAATTGTAAAGAAAATCgatgggaaaaaaaaaaaagaaaacttgATAGAAGAACATCGACAAAAAAAATGTGGTTGTCCATTTTTATTGAGTGCACACAAATTAGTAACATCTGATGATTGGATACTTAAAGTTGTGTGTGGACTTCATAACCACTTAAGTGCAAAACATCTTGAAGGACATTTGTTTGCAAGGAGAATGACTAAAGAAGAGACAAAAATATTCGTTGATACGTCAAAGTGTAATATCATGCCAAGAGAAATTCTAGTTGtgattaaagaaaaaaatacacATAATGTCTCAACAGTGAGGACAATATACAATGCAAGACAGAAACACAGAGTTCGAGAATAG